The following are encoded in a window of Amphibacillus xylanus NBRC 15112 genomic DNA:
- a CDS encoding LysM peptidoglycan-binding domain-containing M23 family metallopeptidase has translation MQAFIKTSLTSRIKVIFATSLLVTLVSILGLIVVESPVTYANNDTQLSTIYHVYLEDEYIGSVHDQSTIDNFISDKVAEKNNSDNEYIYGFGQEILFIPEWVFSANLNIDQVLEVLDQQLVLGIQATTVQFGEKVLGHFASKEDAEQAINDYKQLYVDEEVLERLENNETDQNKELKVGETIITDVKLSEEVTFSESVVSESELLTVKEAVRLLEKGTLEDMIHQVVSGDTLYSIGEKYNLSQDQLLKLNNDLDVDSILQLDQEINVTDYVPLVNVVVYEEQRKEEVIKAQKKTEETDELYRGETKIKQAGEDGKKEVHLAIEKVNGQVVEREVLDEKIIKEVKHDITLVGTKVIPSRGTGDFAWPAVGGYISSSYGSRWGSHHKGIDIARPTNRNILASDNGVVERTGYNSGYGNFVEINHNNGYKTLYAHLSSIEVSKGDTVPKGTKIGTMGTTGRSTGIHLHFEVKKNGSNINPAEVLN, from the coding sequence ATGCAAGCGTTTATTAAGACTAGCCTTACTAGTCGAATTAAAGTCATATTTGCGACGAGCTTACTAGTTACTCTCGTGAGTATCTTAGGATTAATCGTGGTAGAATCCCCGGTTACATATGCAAATAATGATACACAGCTTTCAACTATTTATCACGTATATCTTGAGGATGAATATATAGGCTCTGTTCACGATCAATCAACGATTGATAATTTTATTTCAGATAAAGTTGCAGAAAAAAACAATTCAGATAATGAATATATTTATGGATTTGGACAAGAGATCCTTTTTATTCCTGAATGGGTATTCTCTGCTAACCTAAATATTGATCAAGTTTTAGAAGTGCTTGATCAGCAACTAGTTCTTGGTATTCAAGCTACTACTGTCCAATTTGGCGAGAAAGTTTTAGGGCACTTTGCTTCAAAAGAAGATGCTGAACAAGCAATCAACGATTATAAGCAATTATATGTAGATGAAGAGGTATTAGAACGTCTAGAAAATAATGAAACAGATCAAAATAAAGAGCTTAAAGTTGGTGAAACTATTATTACTGACGTTAAGCTATCTGAAGAAGTTACATTTTCAGAGTCAGTTGTTTCAGAATCAGAATTATTAACAGTAAAAGAAGCCGTTAGACTATTAGAAAAAGGTACTTTAGAAGATATGATTCATCAAGTGGTCTCAGGAGATACGCTTTACTCAATAGGTGAAAAATATAATCTATCACAAGACCAATTATTAAAGCTTAATAATGATTTAGATGTAGATAGTATTTTACAACTTGATCAAGAAATTAATGTAACGGATTATGTGCCATTAGTAAATGTAGTTGTTTATGAAGAACAGCGTAAAGAAGAAGTAATAAAAGCACAGAAAAAGACTGAAGAAACTGATGAGCTTTATCGAGGCGAAACAAAGATAAAACAAGCTGGTGAAGACGGTAAAAAAGAAGTTCATCTAGCGATTGAAAAAGTAAACGGACAAGTCGTTGAACGAGAAGTCTTGGATGAGAAAATTATTAAAGAAGTGAAACACGATATTACGCTTGTAGGGACTAAAGTGATTCCGTCACGTGGTACAGGTGATTTTGCTTGGCCAGCAGTTGGTGGCTACATCTCAAGTAGTTATGGTTCGCGTTGGGGATCACATCATAAAGGAATCGATATTGCTCGCCCAACAAATCGTAACATCCTTGCATCAGACAATGGTGTTGTTGAAAGAACAGGTTATAATAGCGGGTATGGTAACTTTGTAGAGATTAACCATAACAATGGTTATAAAACATTGTATGCTCATTTATCAAGCATTGAAGTGAGTAAAGGTGACACTGTACCAAAGGGAACGAAGATTGGTACTATGGGAACAACAGGCCGTTCAACAGGCATCCACTTGCATTTTGAAGTGAAGAAAAACGGGTCAAATATTAACCCTGCTGAAGTATTAAATTAA
- a CDS encoding IS110 family RNA-guided transposase, with product MRCVIAFDVSRKSSTMAAYNEQGNCEFEGRLIHSKTGFSNLSKIIKDLSEKNNYTLEFVFEATGVYSAALERFLRENNLVYYSLNPLLAHLNTQSLRRNKTDISDAHQLAKNHFKNDYFQTYREDSYYEQMRTMSRRYDEIMKERIQYKNRLHASLQLSFPDFDTAFINKSKLYYNLVQVFPHPNLILKRSKTVIKNRIKKCTKKNYSLKKLEERAILLIEIAKDSFPAVDETDYSCELVRDYAKKILEMEEEQDEIIQRMTEMSKDRKEYRILRSFPGIKDKLACRIIAELGDLTRFKNNKQLNAYAGIDIVRYQSGNMEYKDRINKRGNSRLRGILYFMIVSMLSAKGKQINHLVDYYYKLKKQPYNKHHKVAVVACMNKFLKVAFHLIQNDLLYDYEKASSQQ from the coding sequence ATGAGATGCGTTATTGCTTTCGACGTTAGTCGAAAGAGTAGTACCATGGCCGCTTACAACGAGCAAGGTAACTGTGAATTTGAAGGGAGGTTAATTCATTCAAAAACGGGATTCTCTAATTTAAGTAAAATCATTAAAGATCTAAGTGAAAAGAATAATTATACCTTAGAATTTGTTTTTGAAGCGACTGGAGTATATTCGGCTGCTTTAGAACGATTCTTACGAGAGAATAATCTCGTTTATTATTCTTTAAATCCTTTATTAGCACACCTTAACACCCAATCTCTAAGAAGAAACAAAACAGATATAAGTGATGCGCATCAACTGGCTAAGAATCATTTTAAAAACGATTATTTCCAAACTTATCGCGAAGATTCTTATTACGAACAGATGCGTACAATGTCACGTCGCTATGATGAGATTATGAAAGAGAGGATTCAGTACAAAAATCGACTACATGCATCATTACAATTATCTTTCCCAGACTTTGATACGGCTTTTATTAACAAATCAAAACTTTATTATAATCTTGTACAAGTATTCCCTCACCCAAACTTGATATTAAAACGATCTAAAACAGTTATTAAAAATCGTATTAAAAAATGCACTAAGAAAAACTATTCATTAAAAAAGTTAGAGGAAAGAGCAATTTTATTGATTGAAATCGCAAAGGATTCATTTCCAGCAGTTGATGAAACAGACTATTCTTGTGAGTTAGTAAGGGATTATGCCAAGAAAATATTAGAGATGGAGGAAGAGCAAGATGAAATCATTCAAAGAATGACAGAAATGTCAAAAGACCGTAAAGAATACAGGATCCTTCGGTCATTTCCCGGAATAAAAGATAAATTAGCCTGTAGAATCATAGCTGAACTAGGGGATTTAACACGTTTTAAAAATAATAAACAACTAAATGCATACGCCGGTATAGATATCGTAAGATATCAGTCTGGAAATATGGAGTATAAAGATCGTATAAATAAACGCGGTAATAGTAGACTGCGTGGTATTTTGTATTTTATGATTGTCTCAATGCTTTCTGCTAAAGGAAAACAAATAAATCATTTAGTTGATTATTATTATAAATTAAAAAAACAACCCTATAATAAGCATCATAAGGTTGCAGTAGTCGCTTGTATGAATAAATTCTTGAAAGTCGCATTTCATCTTATTCAAAACGACCTATTGTATGATTATGAGAAAGCTTCAAGCCAACAATAA
- a CDS encoding two-component system regulatory protein YycI, producing the protein MQWGQIKNLFIVCFLILNIFLVKQLIDRQEEDMATIPITSREEQLEFNISGLDNLSDENYTAPLIHTQNYNYNLYAQKELEQLPNQQIVVIDDFYLFSRFDEPVAFDFLDEDNQLSDIILNGDRYTYWDEVEQARVLVYFQSIEHPVFYNSNAILLIHLNSEGHITQYEQTQLRVVGGADEERSLIKQYDAVYRLYHHLNALRTGDTITNASLGYHNLVSLPNGEQLLNPTWNIQVNNSQHHFVNAIEGHNYPQNDQFFLENIISLVDLLESEHDDNLKFYHLEEEREDLLSKITQTLLGVHQNIVEVDKE; encoded by the coding sequence ATGCAATGGGGCCAAATTAAAAATTTATTTATTGTTTGTTTTTTAATTCTAAACATATTTTTAGTGAAACAGCTGATTGATCGGCAAGAAGAGGACATGGCTACTATACCCATTACATCCCGTGAAGAACAATTGGAATTCAACATTAGTGGCTTAGATAACCTTTCAGATGAGAATTACACAGCGCCACTAATTCATACGCAAAATTATAATTATAATTTATATGCCCAAAAAGAACTTGAACAATTACCTAATCAACAAATTGTAGTGATCGATGATTTTTATTTGTTTTCTCGTTTTGATGAGCCAGTTGCTTTTGATTTTCTTGATGAGGATAATCAACTAAGTGATATTATTTTAAACGGCGATCGCTATACTTATTGGGATGAAGTTGAACAAGCTAGAGTACTGGTCTATTTTCAAAGTATCGAACACCCTGTATTCTATAATTCTAATGCTATTCTGTTGATTCATCTAAATTCTGAAGGGCATATTACACAATATGAACAGACACAATTAAGGGTTGTTGGTGGTGCGGATGAAGAGAGATCATTGATTAAACAATATGATGCTGTTTACCGACTATATCATCACTTAAACGCTTTAAGAACAGGTGATACAATCACAAATGCTTCTTTGGGATATCATAATTTAGTTTCACTACCTAATGGTGAGCAATTACTCAATCCAACTTGGAATATTCAAGTAAATAATAGTCAACATCATTTTGTTAATGCGATTGAAGGTCATAATTATCCACAAAATGATCAGTTTTTTTTAGAAAATATCATCAGTTTAGTAGACTTACTTGAATCAGAACACGATGATAACCTGAAATTTTATCACTTAGAGGAAGAAAGAGAAGATTTACTTTCAAAAATTACACAAACATTATTAGGTGTTCATCAAAATATAGTTGAGGTGGATAAAGAATGA
- a CDS encoding MBL fold metallo-hydrolase, with translation MTFQFSVLASGSSGNAFYIGTDKEKILVDAGLSGKQIDRLFEESGLNPKELSRILVTHEHSDHIKGLGIIARKYNLPIYANEKTWKAMEHSIGKISLDQKFIFEMEQVKTFGDIDVESFGVSHDAAEPMFYAFHHQGKKVAIVTDLGYVSERIKKTVENADALIFEANHDVSMLQMGRYPWNVKRRILGDYGHVSNDDCALALEDIIGDQTKRIYLAHLSKDNNMKELARMSVENHLKQADFPIGDTVTIHDTDPLVPTPLYQVV, from the coding sequence ATGACGTTTCAATTTTCAGTGCTTGCCTCAGGAAGTTCAGGCAATGCATTTTATATAGGGACAGATAAAGAGAAAATTTTAGTCGATGCTGGGCTTAGCGGAAAGCAGATCGATCGATTGTTTGAAGAATCGGGTTTAAATCCCAAAGAACTATCAAGGATTTTAGTTACTCATGAGCATAGTGACCACATTAAAGGGCTCGGCATTATCGCAAGAAAATATAATTTGCCGATTTATGCAAACGAAAAAACATGGAAGGCAATGGAGCACTCCATTGGTAAAATCTCACTTGATCAAAAATTTATTTTTGAGATGGAACAAGTTAAAACATTTGGTGATATTGATGTAGAATCTTTTGGTGTATCACATGATGCAGCTGAGCCGATGTTTTATGCATTTCACCACCAAGGAAAGAAAGTTGCAATTGTAACGGATCTAGGCTATGTTTCCGAACGAATTAAGAAAACAGTGGAAAATGCTGATGCATTAATATTTGAAGCTAATCATGATGTTTCAATGCTTCAAATGGGCCGATACCCTTGGAACGTTAAGCGTCGTATTTTGGGTGACTATGGTCACGTATCAAATGATGACTGCGCGCTTGCATTAGAAGATATAATTGGTGACCAAACAAAACGAATTTATCTGGCTCATTTAAGTAAAGATAACAATATGAAGGAACTTGCACGAATGTCAGTAGAAAATCACCTAAAGCAAGCTGATTTTCCAATTGGTGATACAGTTACAATTCATGATACAGATCCTCTAGTGCCTACGCCTCTTTATCAAGTGGTTTAA
- the yycF gene encoding response regulator YycF, which produces MNHKILVVDDEKPIADILKFNLENEGYEVICAYDGDEAIELTHKENPDLLLLDIMLPKRDGNEVCREIRKTHNMPIIMLTAKDSEIDKVLGLELGADDYVTKPFSNREVIARVKANLRRQQQPYDQTSVTKDIQVGTLIIHPDAYAVTKGGKQVDLTHREFELLHYLARHIGQVMTREHLLETVWGYDYYGDVRTVDVTVRRLREKIEDNPSNPVWIITRRGVGYYLRNPEQE; this is translated from the coding sequence ATGAATCATAAAATTTTAGTGGTAGACGATGAAAAGCCAATAGCAGATATATTAAAATTCAACTTAGAAAATGAAGGTTATGAGGTCATATGTGCGTATGATGGTGATGAAGCGATTGAATTAACACATAAAGAAAACCCAGATTTATTATTACTTGATATCATGTTACCAAAACGTGATGGTAATGAAGTTTGTCGGGAAATAAGAAAGACACACAATATGCCAATAATTATGCTAACAGCTAAAGACTCGGAAATTGATAAAGTTTTAGGTCTAGAGCTTGGTGCTGATGACTATGTGACAAAACCATTTAGTAATCGTGAAGTAATTGCCAGAGTTAAAGCTAACTTAAGACGTCAGCAACAACCATATGATCAGACAAGTGTAACAAAAGATATTCAAGTAGGGACATTAATTATTCATCCAGATGCTTATGCGGTGACTAAGGGAGGCAAGCAGGTGGATTTGACTCATCGTGAGTTTGAATTGCTTCATTACTTAGCGAGACATATTGGGCAAGTCATGACACGTGAGCACCTATTAGAAACTGTTTGGGGCTATGACTATTATGGTGATGTGAGAACAGTTGATGTGACGGTCAGAAGACTTCGCGAAAAAATAGAGGATAACCCAAGTAATCCAGTTTGGATCATTACCCGCCGAGGTGTAGGTTACTATTTACGAAATCCTGAACAGGAGTAA
- the walK gene encoding cell wall metabolism sensor histidine kinase WalK, which yields MKKVGLFQSIQWKIIIIMILLLLLAIQVIGAYFSQGLEKELKQNFEESIDERLEVLSYNIRDAILADRSEGNLERSLEYDIANIIALYGQSDAYSKLQIVDRQFRIIGTNNQEDIGKIVTGESSVRPSIISGTKSRSIQRDAVTGERRLVKIHPLSNNDDEPIGAIYLEASMESIYEQLASINTIFLNGTLIAVGISAIVGVLVARSITKPITEMREQAQILASGDFSQEVNVYGVDEIGQLANTFNEMKENIKIANHTTEEERRKLSSVLSNMSDGVISTNEAGQIILMNDPAEILIGQTFEQVQNKLIFDVLNLSEDMIQLVEMQDSSSITIDFSDDNHFLLLKANFTVVEDEYGRFSGYITVISDVTEQEKVERERREFVSNVSHELRTPLTTMRSYLEALIDGAWTNKEIAPQFLEVTQNETERMIRLVNDLLQLSKMDNKGHEMVKERVNVVPFFHHVLDRFEMNKDERIKIERSIPRESIFLWMDKDQIIQVVDNIMSNALKYSPQDEAVRFKLTKERNRIKVMIADNGPGISPSKLDKIFDRFYRADAARSRERGGTGLGLAIAKEIIVNHQGQIWAESIEGQGTRVFFSLPLIARKQGD from the coding sequence ATGAAAAAAGTAGGACTATTTCAATCGATTCAATGGAAGATCATCATTATTATGATCTTACTTCTATTATTAGCGATCCAAGTTATTGGTGCCTATTTTTCTCAAGGATTAGAGAAAGAGCTTAAGCAGAATTTTGAAGAATCTATTGATGAACGATTGGAAGTTTTGAGTTATAACATTAGAGATGCGATATTAGCAGATAGATCAGAGGGTAATTTAGAGCGCTCGCTAGAGTATGATATTGCAAATATCATTGCACTATATGGCCAAAGTGATGCATACTCGAAGCTACAAATTGTAGATCGTCAATTCCGTATTATTGGTACAAATAATCAAGAAGACATTGGCAAGATTGTTACTGGTGAAAGTAGTGTAAGACCATCGATAATATCAGGAACCAAATCACGATCGATTCAAAGAGATGCTGTTACTGGTGAAAGGCGACTTGTTAAGATTCACCCATTATCAAACAATGATGATGAGCCAATTGGTGCTATTTATTTAGAGGCGTCAATGGAAAGTATTTATGAGCAACTTGCTAGTATTAATACGATTTTCCTTAATGGTACCTTAATTGCAGTTGGTATATCAGCTATTGTTGGTGTCTTAGTTGCTCGATCAATTACAAAACCGATTACTGAAATGCGTGAACAGGCGCAGATTTTAGCAAGCGGTGATTTCTCACAAGAAGTAAATGTATATGGTGTTGATGAGATTGGTCAGTTAGCTAATACATTTAATGAAATGAAAGAAAATATTAAGATTGCTAATCATACAACTGAGGAAGAGCGAAGAAAGCTAAGTTCGGTCTTATCAAATATGTCCGATGGTGTAATTTCTACTAATGAAGCAGGGCAAATCATTTTAATGAATGATCCGGCAGAGATTTTAATCGGTCAAACCTTTGAACAAGTACAGAATAAGCTTATTTTCGATGTGCTTAATTTAAGTGAAGATATGATTCAATTAGTTGAAATGCAAGATTCGAGTTCAATTACAATTGATTTTAGTGATGATAATCACTTCTTATTATTAAAGGCTAATTTTACTGTAGTAGAAGATGAGTATGGCCGATTTTCAGGATATATTACTGTGATTAGTGACGTTACTGAACAGGAAAAGGTTGAAAGGGAACGTCGAGAGTTTGTATCCAATGTATCTCATGAACTACGTACGCCATTAACGACAATGCGTAGCTATTTAGAGGCTCTTATTGATGGAGCATGGACGAATAAAGAGATCGCGCCACAATTTTTAGAAGTGACTCAAAATGAGACTGAACGAATGATTCGTCTTGTTAATGACTTATTACAATTATCCAAAATGGACAATAAAGGTCACGAAATGGTAAAAGAACGAGTGAACGTTGTACCGTTTTTCCACCATGTACTTGATCGATTTGAAATGAATAAAGATGAACGAATTAAAATTGAACGGAGTATCCCTCGTGAAAGTATTTTCTTATGGATGGATAAAGATCAAATTATTCAAGTCGTTGATAACATTATGTCAAACGCACTAAAATATTCACCACAAGATGAGGCTGTTCGGTTTAAATTAACGAAAGAGCGAAATCGCATAAAGGTAATGATTGCCGATAATGGCCCTGGTATCTCACCAAGTAAATTGGACAAAATATTTGATCGTTTTTATCGTGCTGATGCTGCTCGTTCTAGAGAACGTGGAGGTACAGGCCTAGGCTTAGCAATTGCTAAAGAAATTATTGTCAATCATCAAGGTCAAATATGGGCAGAGAGTATTGAGGGGCAAGGAACGAGAGTATTCTTCTCATTACCTTTAATTGCACGAAAGCAGGGTGATTAA
- a CDS encoding adenylosuccinate synthase, which translates to MSTVVIVGTQWGDEGKGKITDYLSQNAEVVARYQGGNNAGHTIKFDGVTYKLHLIPSGIFFEDKLSVLGNGMVIDPKALNEEIAYLHDKGISTKKLKISNRAHVILPYHLKLDLLQEEEKGINKIGTTKKGIGPAYMDKAARVGIRIADLLDKETFREKLEQNLAEKNRLFTKVYQVEEIKVEDILEEYYEYGQQIAKYVVDTSVVLNDAIDQGRRVLFEGAQGVMLDIDQGTYPFVTSSNPIAGGVTIGSGVGPSKINHVVGVSKAYTTRVGDGPFPTELHDEIGDRIREVGNEYGTTTGRPRRVGWFDSVVVSHARRVSGITDLSLNSIDVLTGIETLKICVAYKYKGEIIKEFPASLKVLAECEPVYEELPGWTEDITGVRTLDELPVNARHYIERISQLTQIPLSIFSVGPDRTQTNEVRNVYRVK; encoded by the coding sequence ATGTCAACAGTTGTAATTGTTGGAACACAGTGGGGCGATGAAGGTAAAGGGAAAATAACAGACTATTTATCACAGAATGCAGAGGTTGTAGCTCGTTATCAAGGAGGTAACAATGCAGGTCATACGATTAAGTTTGACGGTGTTACTTACAAGCTACATTTAATACCTTCAGGGATTTTCTTTGAAGATAAACTAAGTGTCTTAGGTAATGGTATGGTCATTGATCCTAAAGCACTTAATGAGGAAATTGCTTATTTACATGATAAAGGCATTAGTACAAAAAAATTAAAAATCAGTAATCGTGCACACGTAATTTTGCCTTACCACTTAAAGTTAGATCTCTTACAAGAAGAAGAAAAAGGGATTAATAAAATTGGCACAACTAAAAAAGGTATCGGTCCAGCATATATGGATAAAGCAGCCCGAGTTGGTATTCGAATTGCTGATTTATTAGATAAAGAGACATTCCGTGAGAAACTGGAGCAAAATTTAGCAGAAAAAAATCGTTTATTTACAAAGGTATATCAAGTAGAAGAAATTAAAGTTGAGGATATATTAGAAGAGTACTATGAGTACGGTCAACAAATCGCTAAGTATGTAGTGGATACATCTGTAGTACTTAATGATGCCATTGACCAAGGACGTCGTGTTCTCTTTGAAGGCGCTCAAGGTGTCATGCTTGATATTGACCAAGGTACTTATCCATTTGTAACGTCTTCTAACCCAATTGCAGGTGGAGTTACAATTGGTTCTGGTGTCGGCCCATCAAAAATTAATCATGTTGTTGGAGTTTCAAAGGCTTATACAACACGAGTTGGAGACGGTCCTTTCCCTACTGAATTACATGATGAAATTGGTGATCGAATTCGTGAAGTTGGGAATGAATATGGTACAACGACAGGACGTCCAAGGCGTGTAGGCTGGTTTGACAGTGTTGTTGTATCCCATGCGCGTCGAGTAAGTGGAATTACTGACTTATCATTAAACTCAATTGATGTATTAACAGGAATTGAGACACTAAAAATCTGTGTTGCTTATAAGTATAAGGGTGAGATCATTAAAGAATTCCCAGCGAGCTTAAAAGTATTAGCAGAATGTGAGCCAGTGTATGAGGAATTACCAGGCTGGACGGAAGATATTACGGGTGTACGAACTTTAGATGAATTACCTGTAAATGCACGTCATTACATCGAGCGAATCTCACAGCTAACTCAGATTCCATTGTCCATTTTCTCTGTTGGTCCAGATCGAACACAAACAAACGAAGTAAGAAATGTATACCGAGTGAAATAA
- a CDS encoding YycH family regulatory protein, translating to MKREQLKTILLVLLVFSSMFLTLAIWNHQPNFEMSGNDENLVDPEIESGYRLSRSEILKPIYLIMHKQSEEKPIGLARKLAEVHLFERIREYSLYNFTSFNLDEEWWEENNDRLEIVFATELPSETIYDLFSVDQSTDIPEGIFNRIEIILNHEGFHLIFRNDLEDRVIGASLQEYAEGVERIERVFSTEPSITYEVHESSRGTNMYLPNYLDVKVLLFSYRDIPIDPFKNFLFSTPSIVRSSRTSTGDTIFIDGTRELSHKSNYITFTNQTNQQRISDEDLTYYELLNEVNDFINTHKGYTYEEPFSYFISRLEMTPQTNRVDFSLSYNGIPIFSESPLSTISVAWHNHVVYQYRHPLITLVEQRGVAREMTNLISANEVIQILSGDSYRRSAIYDVTVGYRVREQIGGQGQVYELIPTWYVKGINGWSPLVILPEGIGGDSNAMGPN from the coding sequence ATGAAGCGGGAACAATTAAAAACAATCCTACTCGTATTACTTGTGTTTTCAAGTATGTTTTTAACATTAGCAATTTGGAACCACCAGCCGAACTTTGAGATGTCTGGTAATGATGAGAATTTAGTTGATCCAGAGATTGAATCAGGTTATCGTTTATCACGCTCAGAAATTTTAAAGCCCATCTATCTAATTATGCATAAGCAAAGCGAGGAAAAACCAATCGGTTTAGCAAGAAAATTAGCAGAAGTTCATTTATTTGAGCGAATCCGTGAATATTCATTATATAATTTTACGAGTTTTAATTTAGATGAGGAGTGGTGGGAAGAAAATAATGATCGATTAGAAATCGTATTTGCGACAGAACTACCATCTGAAACAATTTATGATTTATTTTCAGTTGATCAATCAACAGATATTCCAGAAGGTATTTTTAATCGAATCGAAATTATTTTAAATCATGAAGGATTTCATCTCATTTTTAGGAATGATCTAGAAGATCGGGTAATTGGGGCTAGTTTACAGGAATATGCGGAAGGAGTAGAGCGGATTGAGCGAGTATTTTCTACTGAGCCGTCAATAACATATGAAGTCCATGAAAGTAGTCGTGGGACAAATATGTATTTGCCGAATTATTTAGATGTTAAAGTTTTACTTTTTTCTTATCGAGATATCCCAATCGATCCGTTTAAGAATTTCCTCTTTAGTACCCCATCAATTGTTCGAAGTTCAAGAACTTCAACAGGAGATACAATTTTTATTGATGGCACTAGAGAGCTATCACATAAATCAAATTATATAACATTTACCAATCAAACAAATCAACAAAGAATTTCGGATGAAGATCTAACGTATTATGAGTTGCTAAATGAAGTAAATGATTTTATCAATACACATAAGGGTTACACGTATGAGGAACCATTTAGTTACTTTATTTCTCGATTAGAGATGACACCACAGACGAATCGTGTAGATTTTTCACTATCTTATAATGGGATTCCAATTTTCTCAGAATCACCGTTATCGACTATTTCGGTTGCTTGGCATAATCATGTTGTTTATCAATATCGTCACCCATTAATTACTTTAGTGGAACAGCGTGGTGTTGCTAGGGAGATGACAAATTTAATTAGTGCTAATGAAGTTATCCAAATATTGAGTGGTGATAGTTACCGGAGATCAGCAATCTATGATGTAACTGTTGGTTATCGTGTTAGAGAGCAAATAGGTGGTCAAGGCCAAGTGTATGAATTGATTCCGACCTGGTATGTTAAGGGGATTAATGGCTGGAGTCCGTTAGTAATTCTGCCGGAAGGTATAGGAGGGGATTCAAATGCAATGGGGCCAAATTAA